Proteins from a single region of Plasmodium brasilianum strain Bolivian I chromosome 13, whole genome shotgun sequence:
- a CDS encoding RNA-binding protein 8A, whose protein sequence is MEDNHLSNVFKKDEIPAKSIEGWIIIITNIHGEARDDYIKEVFEKFGQIKNLHLNLDRRTGFLKGYAFLEFENFVDAKRAIDEMDGSMLLNQEIRVDWAFIQEKNKN, encoded by the exons ATGGAAGATAATCATTTAAGTaacgtttttaaaaaagatgaaattCCAGCAAAAT CTATTGAGGGATGGATAATCATAATAACAAACATCCACGGTGAAGCGAGGGATGATTATATAAAGGaagtttttgaaaaatttggacaaataaaaaatttgcatttAAATTTAGATAGACGAACAGGATTTTTAAAGGGATATGCATTTCTTGAATTTGAGAATTTCGTTGATGCTAAGAGGGCAATTGATG aaatggATGGCTCAATGTTGTTAAATCAGGAAATTCGTGTAGACTGGGCTTTTATacaagagaaaaataaaaattaa